From Deltaproteobacteria bacterium, one genomic window encodes:
- a CDS encoding MFS transporter, with amino-acid sequence RTPDNLRGRAASFQRMLGVGAPSLGEAHSGAVAALIGAPWTLMVTAVVCIGLTAGLVVKRPDLRDRDL; translated from the coding sequence CCCGCACCCCCGACAACCTGAGAGGCCGCGCCGCGAGCTTCCAGCGCATGCTCGGGGTGGGCGCCCCGTCGCTGGGCGAGGCCCACTCCGGCGCCGTCGCCGCCCTCATCGGGGCGCCGTGGACGCTGATGGTGACCGCGGTCGTTTGCATCGGACTGACGGCTGGGCTGGTGGTGAAGCGGCCG